One stretch of Zhihengliuella flava DNA includes these proteins:
- the uraH gene encoding hydroxyisourate hydrolase encodes MSHTDGDRSHITTHVLDTGTGRPASGVRATLERRSASGWQEVASGTTDGDGRISQLGPASVEAGTYRITFDTGAYFGTSGTETFFPEVVLSFVVADVEQHYHVPLLISPFAYSSYRGS; translated from the coding sequence ATGAGTCACACCGATGGCGATCGCAGCCACATCACCACCCATGTACTCGACACCGGGACCGGGAGGCCTGCCTCCGGTGTCAGGGCCACGCTGGAGCGCAGGAGCGCTTCCGGTTGGCAGGAGGTCGCTTCAGGCACGACGGACGGCGATGGCCGGATCAGTCAGCTTGGACCGGCCAGCGTAGAAGCAGGAACCTACCGGATCACCTTTGACACCGGTGCCTACTTCGGGACGTCGGGCACGGAAACCTTCTTCCCCGAGGTGGTGCTCAGCTTCGTCGTCGCCGACGTCGAACAGCACTACCACGTACCGCTCTTGATCAGCCCATTCGCCTATTCCAGCTACCGAGGGAGCTAA
- the uraD gene encoding 2-oxo-4-hydroxy-4-carboxy-5-ureidoimidazoline decarboxylase — MRLDDFNAHDATALRDTLRPCLDVDRWIDAIASARPVAHLEDLGAASRSVLPLTSAEIQQALAHHPRIGERADGASAEATFSRHEQSGVDPDSDVARRIGAGNVAYEQRFGRVFLIRAAGRSPQEILAELNRRLDNTPAAEERETGEQLCEIGLLRLTSLLEPAPAASARTSS, encoded by the coding sequence ATGAGACTTGATGACTTCAACGCGCACGACGCCACGGCGCTGCGCGACACCCTGCGCCCTTGCCTCGACGTCGATCGCTGGATCGACGCGATCGCCTCCGCCCGCCCCGTGGCACACCTTGAAGACCTCGGAGCGGCCTCCCGGAGCGTCCTGCCGTTGACCTCCGCAGAAATCCAGCAAGCCTTGGCGCACCATCCGCGCATCGGAGAGCGCGCCGATGGTGCTTCCGCGGAGGCCACGTTCAGCCGCCATGAGCAGTCCGGCGTCGATCCGGACTCCGACGTCGCCCGCCGGATCGGCGCCGGGAACGTGGCCTACGAGCAACGGTTCGGCCGCGTCTTCCTCATCCGTGCCGCCGGCCGGAGCCCCCAAGAGATCCTCGCCGAGCTCAACCGTCGCCTGGATAACACCCCGGCCGCGGAGGAACGGGAAACGGGGGAGCAGCTCTGCGAGATCGGGCTGTTGCGGCTGACGAGCCTGCTGGAGCCGGCACCGGCTGCCAGCGCCCGCACCTCTTCTTAG
- a CDS encoding nucleobase:cation symporter-2 family protein has product MAAASTSKRPEDERLPLGRTFAYGLQHVLTMYGGIIAPPLIIGGAAGLDSTQVALLVSCCLFVGGVATILQTVGVPFFGAQLPLVQGTSFASVATLVAIAQGDGGIQAVFGAVLVAAVIGFAIAPFFARVIRFFPPVVTGVVITMIGMSLTPVAANWSMGGDESAADYGSLQNIGLAAMTLVIVLLLSKVGNAAISRLSVLLAIVIGTLVSWALGIADFSEVGEGHIFELPQPFAFGAPVFEVGAIISMVIVVLVILTETTADILAIGEIAKTRVDSKRIADGLRADMISSIAAPIFNTFTQSAFAQNVGLVAITGVKSRFVVTAGGGILLVLGLLPILGRVVAAIPLPVLGGAGMVLFGTVAASGIRTLSKVQFSSQNLIIVAASIAFGMIPVVAEGFYDNFPTWMGTIFHSGISSAAIMAIVLNIVFNEIKLGNTKGGSVFHAAPPRMVKTEEIRSLREGDHFEAGKLIDAKGEEVPVVTSEQFTVALAEHLKACDQAGVEPELPDGVEKQEVLEAAEGVREPGAAPRT; this is encoded by the coding sequence ATGGCAGCTGCAAGCACATCGAAACGTCCGGAGGACGAACGACTGCCGTTGGGGCGCACGTTCGCCTACGGATTACAACATGTTCTCACAATGTATGGCGGCATTATCGCCCCACCACTGATCATCGGCGGCGCAGCGGGGCTGGACAGCACGCAGGTGGCCCTGCTGGTTTCCTGCTGCCTCTTCGTCGGCGGCGTAGCCACGATCCTGCAGACCGTGGGCGTGCCCTTCTTCGGGGCACAGCTGCCGTTGGTGCAGGGGACGTCCTTCGCCTCCGTGGCCACCCTCGTCGCCATCGCGCAGGGTGATGGCGGCATTCAAGCCGTTTTCGGGGCCGTCTTGGTTGCGGCGGTAATCGGGTTTGCGATCGCCCCGTTCTTCGCCCGGGTCATTCGCTTTTTCCCGCCCGTGGTCACCGGCGTGGTCATCACCATGATTGGCATGTCCCTGACGCCGGTGGCCGCGAATTGGTCCATGGGCGGCGATGAGTCGGCGGCCGACTACGGGAGCCTGCAGAACATCGGGCTGGCCGCGATGACGCTGGTGATCGTGCTTCTGCTGAGCAAGGTGGGCAACGCGGCCATCTCCCGGCTTTCCGTGCTGCTGGCTATTGTCATCGGCACCCTGGTTTCGTGGGCGCTGGGGATCGCGGACTTCTCCGAGGTGGGCGAGGGCCATATCTTCGAGCTGCCGCAGCCCTTCGCGTTCGGCGCGCCCGTCTTCGAGGTGGGTGCGATCATCTCCATGGTCATCGTGGTGCTGGTCATCCTCACGGAAACGACGGCGGACATCCTGGCCATCGGCGAGATCGCCAAGACCCGGGTGGACTCGAAGCGCATCGCGGACGGGCTGCGCGCGGACATGATCTCCTCGATCGCGGCGCCGATCTTCAACACCTTCACCCAGAGCGCCTTCGCCCAGAACGTGGGACTGGTGGCGATCACGGGCGTCAAGAGTCGCTTCGTGGTCACGGCCGGCGGCGGCATCCTGCTGGTGCTGGGCCTGCTGCCGATTCTCGGCCGCGTCGTGGCGGCCATTCCGCTACCCGTTCTGGGTGGTGCCGGCATGGTGCTCTTTGGGACGGTTGCGGCCTCCGGGATCCGGACGCTCTCCAAGGTGCAATTCAGCAGCCAGAACCTGATCATTGTGGCCGCCTCCATCGCGTTCGGCATGATCCCCGTGGTGGCGGAGGGCTTCTACGACAACTTCCCCACGTGGATGGGGACGATCTTCCACTCCGGCATTAGCTCCGCCGCCATCATGGCGATTGTCCTGAACATCGTGTTCAACGAGATCAAGCTGGGCAATACCAAGGGCGGTTCCGTGTTCCACGCGGCGCCGCCGCGCATGGTGAAGACGGAGGAAATCCGGAGTCTGCGCGAGGGCGATCACTTTGAGGCCGGAAAACTCATCGACGCGAAGGGCGAGGAGGTCCCCGTGGTGACCTCCGAACAGTTCACCGTGGCCCTAGCCGAGCACCTGAAGGCCTGCGATCAGGCGGGGGTGGAGCCCGAGCTACCGGACGGCGTCGAAAAGCAGGAAGTGCTCGAGGCGGCCGAGGGGGTCCGGGAGCCGGGCGCGGCCCCGCGGACCTGA
- the pucL gene encoding factor-independent urate hydroxylase yields the protein MTMTAPETATGTKIVLGKNQYGKAEVRLVKITRDTARHQIEDLNVSSQLHGDFESAHTEGDNSKVVATDTQKNTVYGFARDGVGTMERFLTRLGEHFTGEFDWVSGGRWAAEQYFWDRIQDHDHAFSRNKSEVRTAVLEIADGRKNIIAGIEGVTVLKSTGSEFHGFPRDRFTTLKETTDRILATDLTAKWRYNTDAVNAGDIQFDDIYASVRELLLGAFANTHSLALQQSMFEMGRAVLEAHPEIDEIRMSLPNNHHFLVDLESFSLDNPNEVFFAADRPYGLIEAAIKRDGVADTHPIWENSSGFC from the coding sequence ATGACCATGACAGCACCGGAGACAGCGACCGGCACGAAGATTGTGCTCGGCAAGAATCAGTACGGCAAGGCCGAAGTCCGCCTGGTGAAGATCACCCGCGACACCGCGCGCCACCAGATCGAGGACCTCAACGTGAGCTCGCAGCTGCACGGGGACTTCGAAAGCGCTCATACCGAGGGCGACAACAGCAAGGTGGTGGCGACCGACACCCAGAAGAACACGGTGTATGGCTTCGCCCGCGACGGCGTCGGCACCATGGAGCGTTTCCTGACCCGCCTCGGCGAGCACTTTACGGGCGAGTTCGACTGGGTCAGCGGAGGCCGCTGGGCGGCCGAGCAATACTTCTGGGACCGGATCCAGGATCACGACCACGCGTTCTCCCGCAACAAGTCCGAGGTCCGCACCGCGGTGCTGGAGATCGCCGACGGGCGGAAGAACATCATCGCCGGCATCGAGGGCGTGACCGTCCTGAAGTCCACCGGCAGCGAGTTCCATGGCTTCCCGCGGGACCGATTCACCACGCTGAAGGAAACCACGGACCGGATTCTGGCCACGGACCTGACCGCCAAGTGGCGCTACAACACGGACGCGGTCAACGCGGGCGACATTCAGTTCGACGACATCTACGCCTCAGTGCGGGAGCTGCTGTTGGGCGCCTTCGCCAATACCCACTCCCTCGCGCTACAGCAGAGCATGTTTGAGATGGGACGCGCCGTGCTGGAGGCGCACCCGGAGATTGATGAGATCCGGATGAGCCTGCCGAACAATCACCACTTCTTGGTGGATCTGGAGAGCTTCTCCCTCGATAACCCGAACGAGGTGTTCTTCGCCGCCGACCGCCCGTACGGGCTCATTGAGGCCGCCATCAAGCGCGACGGCGTCGCTGACACGCACCCGATCTGGGAGAACTCCTCCGGATTCTGCTAA